The segment AAAAGATTGAAGCGGTTATATTTAATCAAAGCGAACCTGTTTTTGGATTAAATGATTATGATTCTAAGGACAAATATTATAGCGACTATAAAAAACGCCATGAAGCTGTTTCAAATAATGTTGTAGGGAGGTTTAATTTGAACTTTTTTTTCAAAGAGGGAGATTGTTTTGATTATGATGAACCCATTATAATGGACAAATCTTTTCCAGATTTTGACTTTTGGTTTGTCTTAAAGTTAAGACAATACGAGTTTAGACTTTCTGAAATAAGAAATTTCTTGAATTTTCAATTAGAGACTAGTTTTAATAATGATAAGAATCAATTTATTGATTTCTTGGAAGTCAATATGGATAAATATCAAACTCAACTTATAGAAAACGAGGTCATTGATACTGTTAAAGATTTAATAGAAAATAATTTTGATGATAAATTGATTTTGAAAATGAAATATGATAAATCGATTTTATTTAAAGTGTTGGAGGCGTATTTTGATTCAAAAAATCACAGCGAATTAAATCAATTACTAACTGAACATGAAATTCAAAATAAAATCTGCTTCAAAAGTAATGCTAATCAGTTTGTAATGATTTTCAGACAGCTCCATATGCATCAAAAAATAATTGGAACATTAAAAAATACCGAAGATTGGATTTGTAAATACTTTACATATTTAAAACAAAAAAGGGTTACTGATTTTAATGCAGAAAATGTTCATAAGATACTTACTAAACAATCATATGATATTCCTAAATCAAAAAGGATAAACCTTCCCAGTTTAGTATACACTAAAGATAAATCCTAATAGTAAAAAAATCACTCCCTTTTAAGCCCCTTTCTGATTTAGGCACTTGAAAGAGACTACTTTCATCAATTATGTTTGCCATATTAATTGAAAATTCAAATGCATTAGTATGCACGGTTTTCATAAAAGCAAAACAAAATGAAAGATTTATCACAACCACTTTATTCTCTAACAGTAGGTGAGTATATAGACTTAAGCAAGCAAGCTTTTTCCGATGAAGCAAAAAAAATTATCGCAAGCTGTCAAACAGATTCAGCTCGCAGCAGCTTCAATAGCGATATCATTTTTATAGATGAAGTAAAGGCACTTACTAACTATAAGAAATCAACTATCTATTCGAAAGTATGTCGCTTTGAAATGCCAGTAATATCAAAAAGGACACCACTAACATTTTCTAGAAAGGATATTATGAATTGGCTTAAAGACGGCAAGCCTTCAGTCATAGATCAAGAAGCCAATGACTATTTGAGTAAGACTTGAAAAAGGCTAATTTGTGATAAACGGAATCCAAATTAATTTAAAATAACGTGATTGGTCATTAGCTTTATTTACAATATTTTGGATTCATCTAAGTCAATGTAAATCAATAGTAATTAAATATAAATTATGATAATTAAAACACAGCATTTATAATGAAACATAAAGATGAAAGCACATCAATCGATCCATTAACTGGAGAGGTTTTTATAAAAAAAAGAAGTAATCAAATTTTTGCAAATTCTGAAAACCAGATTAGGTATAATAATTTAAAGGCTTATGAGAAGAGAAAGGCCAAAGCGCAATTTGATAGAATATTGGACAGAAGCCGGCAAGTTTTAAAGTTAACCCTAGGTACTTATGAAGAAATCATTAAAACACGGGATTATTTAGAAGGAGCTGGATTGAATTTCGGCTGCAATACACACACCATTATCAGAGATGGAATAAAATGGATATGCATTTATGATTATGCGTATTCACCAATAGGCTCAAATACATTCAAAATAATTAAGCTGAACAAATAAATACACTATGACAGATGAAATTATAAATTGTTATGAGTTAGATATTAGACAAGATATTCCAGTAGAGATGGAATCACTAAAATCATACAATAAAGAATTGAAGAGTTCCAATAGAATTTTAACAATCATATTGCTTTCTATTGGACTTGGTGTTACATTGTTTAGTATGTATCAAAGTTCAAAACCAATGAAAGTTGAGAGGGAAAATAGGTGAATTTTATATTTTATTACATCGACTGGTTGCAATTTGTTTTTCAATAATTTTTTGAAAGAGTTTTTTTGATTGTTTTCGATTATGGTATGTTAAAACTCAAAAAAAATCGCGAAGAAAAACCAGGCTTTTTTTCGCATTAGTGATTTATTAACGGTCTGTATATAACCCGTTTTAATGGCTTATATACATTGTTATGCCTAGTTTTTATTTCCACTTTTAGAAGTTTTTATTACTTCCATAATAATATTCAATGCCTTATCATTCCCTGCAAAATAATCGGTTGATGATAAATTAACAGGGATATGTGGAGCAATCCATTTACGATTGTCTTCTGATTTTGAATCTTGATGAAATTGTGTGGAAATCAGTCCCATTAATCCTGAATATGGTAATTGAAACCATCCTGCATCACCAATATGGTTGGGCTTTGAACCACTAGGTTCGCCTACTAGAATTGGATTTGAATATATAGTGATGCC is part of the Formosa sp. Hel1_31_208 genome and harbors:
- a CDS encoding AlpA family transcriptional regulator; this encodes MKDLSQPLYSLTVGEYIDLSKQAFSDEAKKIIASCQTDSARSSFNSDIIFIDEVKALTNYKKSTIYSKVCRFEMPVISKRTPLTFSRKDIMNWLKDGKPSVIDQEANDYLSKT